In the genome of Amphiura filiformis chromosome 11, Afil_fr2py, whole genome shotgun sequence, the window ATAAGATAAATTCTCACTATTATTGCAcagtaaataaatataaaagctgAAATGTGCGTGCATGCAGGAAAACCCGAATAAAAACGGCGCGCTActtgtttaatagcttttaatacatCAACGAAATAGGGGATGGGGCTGTTTTTGAAGCGGGATGTTCTGAAACGCAGCTGGGAGTAGTGATGGGCATTGCGGAGTTTGCGAGCATGACTCGCCTGTCTGGTAGGGGGGAGAAGATCATTGGTACGCGATGAGTTGGCAAGCCCTTCGGCAAACCTGCGACAATGGTTCTCTCTCCTATCAAACAGGGACTCAAGCTCGCAAGTCCGCAAGGCCTCAGCATAGGAGGTGAAATTTTGGCCCAGCGTAATCCTGCATGCACGACGTTGTAGCCTTTCCAGGGCACTACTCTGaccagcagagagtgaggagtgcCAGGCTACATCAGCATATTCTAAAAGAGGCCGAATGTAGCCTTTGTATACGGTGACCAACTCATCTtcattaaagccaaattttttcaGCATGCGCAGCATGTATAGTTTTCGGTTTGCTTTTGATGTGATCTGGGAGATGTTTTTATTCCAACGGAGATCATTTTGGATccacacgcctaagattttaGTTTCATCAACAAAGTTCAGGGGGATGCCAGAAATGTTTAAATCAGAATGagcaggagggtctgttttgaagCAGATCTGGATGGCTTGACACTTGGAGGGATTTAAGCTAAGCTTGTTGGTGTTAGTCCAGTCATTGAACTTGGTATGAAAAAGATATGAAAAAAACCactaataaaacagcatttaaaaaaacaatgtcaatgtgttattgtaaaatagttttaggaaaacatttttagccaaatattttgtcaacactgaaataaaatattatgtttcAGCAGTGCTGTATTGTTTCAATGTAGTCTccttcgcagccagtttggttacggtcccctccacacaaacagtctgccaatggccacttataacgccgtttctgattggctacacaaaAGTAGCTgcagagctgtacatacgggaacttgattgacctcagtcagctggcgagatggcgggtcaaaattaattaagtagccgtctagccgatcgaccaattgaaagctttgtttgacgtcaagctggatgacgtcgtcagaaaaccgttagccaattaaaaaggaccagttcgtcatcattggcagactgtttgtgtggagggagcggaaccaaactggctgccgtggagacTAGTTTCAATGCTGTATTATGTTTTGCTGTAATTGTTCAAACGTGTTTttgaatgttgttaaaacgttttatgtcccagtataaaaacggctcATGGcacattttccattttgaaaaaaggtgacTTTTGCAATCTTGAATTCATAGGGAAATATATCTGATATATGAATATGTGTTTTCTTTTGCTTCTAGCAATAAAATTGGAGTGTTTACAACAACTTAATAACTTCAGTGGCAGGTAAATAGAGGGCAGTATGGCACTTTCAcctgaaaatcaaaatttttgcaaaactgTGCCATGGGCCGTTCTTATACCGAGAGCTACCGAGACACTCAttagtttattatttattattataacccgatatttaaacttTTCTGTCAACGTTCCGTGTTTGCTAGCCTTTGCTGGGCTGGATACGTTTAGTGTTACTTTAAATAATGCGTGAGTCATGGTAAATTAACTCGGGTTAAACTAAAAATAGCAATTTTATTTTCTATACTTAGTATATAGGCACATGTAGGCACATTATGCACATGTACACGGTGGTATCCTTAAAATGGCTTCCCACTATTGTGGCTACACtggtaaaatttgtattgtattaatTGTTTACGGCTTGTTGGTGATTGTTCAAGGCGAAAGAAACACGGATTTAAAAAAGCGAAATGTTCTTATATTCGTTGGTAAGTAATTTAAAAAAAGCTATGTTTAAGATAGAGATTTAATAATATCACCACGGCGACAACTATAACTGGAATCTGGAATAACTTGGTAACACACAACGATATAGCAAAGTTGTTACAACTTAAGCCACAATGCACAATCTTAGTGTTGGTGAATTATTTTAAAACCCTTATTTTTGgcattatttatcatgtttacagtTATTCTAACTTAGAGACCAGTCGAGTGCAGatcgtcggaacacgcttttcaatacggaataaaatgctaacctcatcgtgatatcctccaagcagcaaagttcatttcccattgaaaaagcgttatccgacggatctgcagttgacCACTCTGCTTATTACTATACACCTTGGATTCAGTCGAATGCGTTGTAtttttaggacaacagagcaagttaATGTCGTATTAGTCCAAAAAGTAAGGATTTATGGTATTTTAGGTAAGGTTTaggcccggagggggttctctcTGGTTGAAGgtcacggttttggggtaccttttcagcaattttggtatatcgatgggtgggttttcagtggagaccaatgcgcccaattgggcatatTTGGGAAAATGTGCccataaaagcgcccaattagggcaaatttgggagCTTTTTTGGgcgttttttttgtgtgtgaaaaattggtatagtgatgggtggcaaaaacagcaaaaagtaggtatagagaaagtcagcatccgaaagtctgcgtggcacatccccgtaatttttttttcgaagaaccccccccccccggggtttagGGTTAAACCTAGAAATATAGTTAGTGTTATAGAGTAATGTATCGGGTGCGTACCGCACATGCCTACACCCTGCGCGGAACCTTTACAATGTGGGGTATAAACCTTGTACCCCACAGTGTAAAAGTACCTCAACGGACCCCATGGCATGACTGAAAGCCTCAAAATGGCATAGAGATACTCCATAGCGGGTGTATGTGGGCCTTGTGtgaaaatatgcacaaaaatTGTTCTCCACAAGGAAACTTCGTGTGTGCTTGCTAATAAATACCCCACAAGAATACTATCGTAAGTATATTAGGACCCCACAAGGATGTTTCAGGACGTACCCAGAAGGAGCTTTCCAGAAGGGAATCTGGTAGGCGGCCTACGTAGCCTACATGCACTAACAAACAGTACCCCATATATATTCAGGTAGGCTATCCCATATATCCTGGGGTGAGTAAGGGTTAGGGGCTATGCAATTATTATAAAGGGGGTGGTAAATTTTCCAAACAAAGTGCCAAAAACTACGTGCACACTCCCATCTCGGTCTGCCaaaaatgtcccccccccccttcggcctGCCTAAAAATTCTTTTCCCCCACCTCCTTGTATATGCCCGGTGTATATGCCGAATTTTGGGGTCCCAATTTCTAAATCAAAATATAATGCGACCGTATGGAACAtaacgtttctgtactgttttcctgagcaTAAGGTGTCCTGCATATATGTGTGCCATAAATGTGTTTGAACCCATGCACCCCCCCCGTACATCAATGAATGTTTGCTCGTCAAAAACATCTTGCATACTACTCTCCTTTACAGCTGATGACTTGGGATTTGAAACGCAAGTTTACAACAACACCGTGTGTAAAACTCCAAACTTAGACGCATTAGCCAGTCGCAGTTTGATCATTCGTAATGCGTACGTTGCAGTCAGCAGTTGCTCACCAAgtagggcggccattttgaccgGTCTTCCTCCTCATCAGAGTGGTCAGTTTGGATTAGAAGGATCAGAAAACAATTTCAAATCATACGACATAGTGCAGAGCCTGCCTGCAATATTAAGAACCGGTGGAATTAAAACAGGTTAGTAATCGGATCAGTATACAGGGCAGAGCAGCACACTAAACtgacttcagaagaaccaaagacaaaccaaacagtcttttagggctacctttatcctaaaaagagaaatgacttatattgtaaatgaaaaaaaagaaagcaagaaacaacaaattaagaaagtaagaaacataataaaacaaaaaggcataaataaccaagaaaaaataagtaatcgcaagtaaagcaaaagaagtcccattcggcacccattttacccacaaattaatgacactattaacaaaatccattgcccataaacccaccggtaaagcccattctataaataaagttattttataaagttatcattgaggaatgtttgatattcaagcattgtatgtgtactcctttcaatctttatagtagccaaaccttctccgtggacagagtaaaaaacgggtacatttctttaaaagagtatatcttcaaaagttgtgagccgattgatataattaatttggtttattaaagctaacaacttaagggttttttacataccaaaatatatttgatcaatttttcagaaataggagaaaaagagggcgcaatgagcggcctctttttttttgggacaccctgtattaaccaTTGTTCTTTGTGGCAGGTATAATTGGCAAGAAGCACATAGGTCCTGATACAGTGTACCAATTTGACTATGAGAAGACTGAAAAGACGAATGGTGGAGTGCTTCAAGTTGGACGCAATGTTACGTTCATGAAGGAAAAAGTACAAGAGTTCTTCAATCTCCATGGGAACAGGTAAAACTGACTCTTAGACACTGATATGTCTCTTTCGATATGAGCGATATATCACAATACTGAGGCTCCGGAAGAATTATGGAGGAGGCATCGATATGAAGCCTCATCCGCGGCGCGAAACGGTGAGGGGTGGGTGTGGGAGAGGAAGCTTTTACAGTTCAGTTATGAATTTTTTACTTTAAATTATACTTTCAAATTATGAAGTTTACTAAAACATTATCAAGTTTAGGCTGAACTTTACTTAAAAATATTAAGGGATCCAATGTCACTTGGGCCCACCAAAATCATTGGAGGTTGGCCTCAGCCCCGTCCGGTTCCGTCCGGAGCCACTGATATATGATTCGTCTCTATGGCCAATGTATTGAATGTTACGTCGAAATAtcgaaagatcatttctaccatctacaccccaattatggaattttcttcctgcccaaattccagccattagatcgaggacCAGCTTCAGCCGGGAGGTTATtcgctttctgggtgcttcctcgtcagcagcttctaaatgattttttgtctctgctgttaatgcccagttatgccatgtcgtaaaaaataTCGATTTGGTTAGCGAATAATATTCAAACCAGGATCAACTCTGTAGGTCACATTCCATGGCACACCTATGTCAAGTCCCTAAACAGTTAATAGCACCCTCATTAAGTTGTGATTTCACCATGTCATTTTTTCCTAGTCAATTCTTACTTTATATGGGTATGAGCGACCCTCATCGTATTGGAGGCAAAACAGGTGAATTTGGTGAGAAGTGGGGTGATGGATCTCCAGGTATGGGTATTATTCCTGATTGGCAGCCTGTATGGTATCAGCCGGAGGATGTCATTGTACCACCATATCTACCAGATACACCAGCTACTAGAGCAGATATTGCTGCCCAGTATACCTCAATCAGTAGAATGGACGCAGGTATTAATTATATTTAAACGTTCATCGATATTTTTTCAATAAGATCCATGGTTGATTTGTAACCCGGGGGTTGTAAGCAGAATGTTGACGGTATAAAATGTTTGAATGAAATTGCTACACAAAAACAGCCAATGAAAGTCCAGACAGCTATTTTTTGTCCAGAAATATCTATAAAATGTCCAGGACACCAAGTAATGTCTTGATATATACCGGGGATATATCCACATATCAACAAAGTCAATCATAGGTAGCAGTATTGTCCACAGgtcacagtgtcgacttcctatacgataaatataaatttaatactccgttggtgagcgacgggcgactggtatttcaccgaacgcaagaaaaggagttctatctgattggctagcaatcgatcgcttaggtcgcttagtagtcaactacaaactcaaaactgagcatcgtattcaattcgattgaaatcgatattctattattgccgtagataaagagagtgatagtgtgtcaataatgtacattgtattgcagctggattttacatgcattcttttatataaattttttctcaaagagttgaatatgatcaaaatttttactcaggatttcaaatttttacccgcaaattgcagttaaacatatccacagcaaaataccggtcctcactaattagtgtatttaatttccagttagtgtatttaagataaaacctgacaacaaataaaattttcttgcaatagaaatatcatatgggatactgatatggtaggccccaaccgccacaacgtggagctgctacgcgtagctgactttttgctccgtggagccaaattgaccaatcatgatcatgttagagttttcattactcggaggtaaaactgactaattaagtacgacttactcattacgtgaagcgaatttattcattaagaatttgccagacgagcgtcacgtagttgcaagatatcctcggtcacgaaagttatgattcaaaaagtagtttatgaaaagtacgaactgacttattattaagatggacatgcactcataagaaactcatacagtattgtacataactatatagctaggcagagtggtggtaaactatgcacacagttctgcgatctgcagtgtatcgccgggagctaatttgtataacttgcgcggtgtccctgcggaattcgaccttcagcaaactgcaaaccagttcggatttactttatatactagtagtaggccatacatactgtagttactgtccgttttcctatacacaatactcagtgcgctcaccattgacgcgtgacctctacaaatagtgtatgttagaagtataggccattgcctagttgacgtcactgtgtaaaaaatagccggccaatatttaaagtattctctgaaattctagaaaatatagttttgtaacatgtcctaaatttttagctaatttaggtgtttggaaatattggtactttagtgttttaggaaggatatgtaaacgacagataacaccaaaaaatatgaagaaattatttctaaaccgtgttaagtcattaagcttctcattttcaagaacgctggttaacaataagcagactattgtctcatttcgtaaacaaaagcccacagtattgttaccttgcgttcgctttataatcgttcacccaaatgaaactataataccagctcattgctcattgcacaggtaaaacagacacaagtgcagtgtgtatttaaccagagaagatctgatgtaacatagttgagctgttttcattgagtgttatcttggtttaatagcttttagtccttcaaaggtcgtggtgagttctactgtagacatgactgcatcatgattattttaaagtcaacaacattcaacaatatgatcaccgtgatagtatgagagtatcagtaccgtgggtgtcagtgatcctggcctgacacagtagacaaacaaacaaacaaacacgccacacacatgacacatgcatgcaaggtaacattgactatacactaatcaaacaatggtattgatcccgtacaactggtcgtggtttatttacaatcgattcatttaaaatccccatagtaaacattaattttggcaagagttttctctctctggaacgaggatgcatccactggctccgcgttatgaaaagatctaacatgattggtcaatttagctccgcgaagcgaaaagtaagctacgcgtagcagctccacgttgtggcggttacggccagctatatattgatcatgcgaaaatcgtaaaacatagaatagaaacagtgtggccggctctcaaaatctcaaattgtatgctagcctgagtcgcacgggctatctcgaacaaattcaccatgcgtagttgttgaaaaacgtgaggattcatcgtactatcacggcaatttttaacacgaagatatagggatgatgacggtgtgcaggTGTCCATTGTTATATCATAAATACAATGGTTATCTtcctttaaccctagaactacgaaggggtggGGGCATGTACCAAGCCTTCCTAAGATGTTTTATCTGTCAAAGGACCCAAGCTAATTGAAATCGTAAacacatcctttgcgctcattttggtaataaaattttaccccagcaccttacccgggagtcggaccggccatcaaagatcaAATGTTGCCTATGCTTTTgaacatagccagaatttccaaaattgcatgggcgccctcacattatgacgtcatagcaacattatgtggggaatgtttgtacttattttggtatcactacaTAGAAGAGGCCCggcccatagctatacattagtagtACCAAATTTTacagtatatgacgtttataattttGAAGTTCGCAGTTAGTGTTAttaaatatggctcagtagttctagggttctTCCGTATCATTGGAAGACAATTGCCGTTTACTAAAATATCTCTGTAATGTTTTCTGTAAACTTACTCTTGTAAATATGATACACTTATATGATACACTCAtcgctttttcatttttttttatttcgttcAATACAGTAATCGGCATGGTAATGACAGAACTTACCAAATTTGGTTATCTAGATGACACCCTAATTATGTTTACATCCGATAATGGAATACCGTTTCCAAATGCAAAAACAAACTTATACGAGCCAGGCATGGGCACTCCGATGCTTATATCGTCCCCTGTAGATACCCACAGATGGGGGCTAATAAGCGTAGCGATGACGTCAACTTTAGATATTACACCAACCGTTTTAGATTGGTTTCAGTTAGATTATCCTAATTATGATATTGTCGGAAAGAAAGTTAACCTAACTGGCAGATCTATGTTGCGTTTAGTGGAAGATGAACCGACTGTAGGCTGGGATGACGCTTATGCAAGTCACGTGGAACATGAAGCTACTATGTATTATCCAATGAGAGTCCTGCGTTCTAAACACGGTGGCAGCAAAATGCGTCTCATTCATAACCTCAATAATCGTGCTCCATACCCAATAGCCGGTGATATTTACCCATCCCCTACCTACCAAGACCTTTTAAATCGCACTCATCAAGGCGAACCAACTCATTGGTTTAAAGAACTTGGCGACTACTACTATCGCGCGGAATTTGAACTTTATGATTTGGATAACGACGTGCTGGAGACTACGAACGTAGCAGACGACACACAATTTGAAGATGTTTTCAACGAAATGAAGGACAAATTGAAGGATTGGCAGAACCAAACTGGAGATCCATGGATTTGTTATCCACACGGCATACGATATAAAGGTGGATGTGGGTCGTTGTACAATACAAAACCTGGCATGAAATTCGGATTTGTGAAAGACACTCCGCATATACAGGATCAAGGGTCTAATCACAAAatccacaagcatgacaagcgcaacaaaatacagaataaGATTTCAAATAACATCCTTTGAACTTGGTTGACATATCATcttgaaaaaacaaataaataagattAAGATTAATTTTTCCATCTTAGGGTAGCCACAGTCCATTATAGGACATATGCTCGAACAATCATATCATTGGAGAGCTTTAGGGTACTATTGTACAGGACAAAAATATTCTAATAGTAATAGGCGCCCTTTTCTAAGAGTGTAACGTTATTTATATAGAACCCATATTgattaagtaaaatttacctcagaactatgtaatatattaccaaattatgtaaattttaatcaaattaatttaaaaatttcataatttggtAAATATTACGCCAAAATAGTTTATAAACATACTCAAAAAATTACAATAACGtgccactatcatgactatgaaatcaggtttggaaaaaaatatatattttaaaatatcgtacagggtgagtaaaaaatgcaatagagcaaagaatcgatatttatgtaagaaccaagttgaactctattgaaagtttttataaatgccacactcaatactcatcttctgtgaaaaaatgaagtgactctctactaccgtttaatttttattgagtccttttgctgcgatacccaattccATTATTTggccacgaggtaccatgtatttgaatgagaacacacaatgcacgataaaggcaccagctccgAAACTGACtttaataaggttgatttttgcgttactttaatttcttttcttttttctgttcaaacaaactttctaacattactttaagtccttcatacctcactcgactccaactccaactggatattttgtaaagtactccacttcaatttgcgcgcatttcatttcgacatttgaaacacccgcctacaaatgtatatgtttttgatagagaataaacattcagtaaagggaaaataaaaataacaacaaataatgtttttctCCTTAAATAAGgccaaggacaataacactttgggtgctccattttatttcaatgccaatgaggttaagaaaatggcagttgttccaaatctaccttacacagagtgggctgacattcacaTTTTAAATGTACGTACGCAACTACGGAACTGCCctgcatttaaatgtcgggttatataaaagtcatgaaaacgttttcatcaCAAAAAACACCACAGAAATATCTtagtcaaatttttcaaaaatgttatcaaaatagtTTTGGGAAAACATATCTGCCTAATATTTTGTGATATTAagttaaaaaaattttgaagtttttttatatgttatcaaaacgttttatacactttCAATAACCTTTACATGAGATTTTTCAGCTGATCTGCTGATTAAACTTAGCTATTTTGAATGCGCGAATGtacgtgtttttatttattttcagtccaattttggGTTGTTTTTACCAATTTCGCGCTGTTATTCAGCTTTTTTGTGTAActtcagttttttttttcagtgaagCCAATCTCATGCCTCCCTTTAATTACACATGTATATTACCCGACGTGTAAACGTTTTCTAAACGTCCCGTATTTGCTGGGAAGGCTTTAATATGCTGCATGGGTAAGTTTAGTGTTACTTTAAATAATGCGAGTCATTAACTCGGGTTAAGCTAAATAtagcaattttatttttcatatttacgtGACGCTTAACGGCATTATGCACATTACACGACACCAGTGGCATAAATCCTTAAAATGGCTTCCCACTATTGTGGCTACACTGGTAAATTTTGTGTTGTATTAATCGTGTACGGCTTGTTGGTGCTTGTTCAAGGCGAAAGAAACAAGGATTTAAAAAAGCGAAATGTTCTTATATTCGTTGGTAAGTTGTGAAAAAAGCTATGTTTTAAGACAAGAAAAATagcggtttaacatgtttaataatatCACCACGGCGTTAACTGGAataacttcatgaacttggtaaCACGTACCACTAGATTTAGCAACGTTGTTACAACTTAAGtcacaatgtacgatcttttaaaataagCTTGGTCAATTATTTTAAAACCCTTAATATTTTTGgcattgtaatgtttacacatgtcctaacttacacctaattggattgAGTCAAATCATAGAATGGTcaaattcattgtatttttaggacttggcaaagaataaccaaattaaaatttgaccgaaatagGCTTTAATGACGTTGTGATTATGTTATGACGTTGTGTGGAACTGAATATTTTGGCTGTATTGCTATACTTTTAGTGGACAACGCTCTTTATTTTTCGTAACTAATTGAACCAACTGGTGTACTACCTCTGGCTAGTTACGTGCATGATCACCTTTAAGGCACAGGTAACGGAATGAACAAAACACGAAAAATAAAGAGCGATAAACCCGCGCACACtttcaagcacagcgagtctagactCTACGCAAACTGTGTTTTACTACACGTTGAGAGCATAGCATCATACGAACTGTGTGAGATATAGTGGAAAATagaaatctgtgattggtttttgtcaaaacctcaagtgtaaCGGAACCACAGGTAACGGAATGAACAAAACACGAAAAATAAAGAGCGATAAACCCGCGCACACAGAAACtttcaagcacagcgagtctagactCTACGCAAACTGTGTTTTACTACACGTTGAGAGCATAGCATCATACGAACTGTGTGAGATATAGTGGAAAATagaaatctgtgattggtttttgtcaaaacctcaagtgttcccttcatcgaATTAGAATTttaatatcgaacgaaagctaacacttcaccctaaaaacaccttttctcattaggtcaacagataacgcaatatattctttatagcaaggcgaatgtggtaaatctgttgaaaacgacccagcaaacatttttgaccaaaaacatatAATCATATTCCTGAATAACTAGATTGTGGTACAGGTCACAAGGCGTGGCTTTTTTACTTCCGCAAATGGCCATGGATATATATCATCTCTTCTCAACTTGGGTTTTGACATTTACCCCTTGCAGTCTCATCCCCGGATATCGAAGTTCCCTGATGTTGCAGTCTTTTAGGACGTCAACATCAAATATTATTGACATCAACACCGCCTGGGTTGAAGGAAAAATccctgaagactggagtaaaagtctaataacccctgtgtacaaaaagggcgacaaactggacccagtcaactacagagctattaccctcctgtcaatcccgggaaaagtattctgtaCGATAGTTCTTAACCGAATACAACAAAgtgtagataaccatctgagagaggaacaatgtgggttcaggagttccagaggcacctcagatgcggtatttacagtacgccaaatctttgaaaaggctaaagaaagacgcattccaatacCCTGGAACTTTGTAGATTTCAAAGCAGCATTTGGAAggaggccctttggaaatgtctgcgatcagtaggagtagacaccaaactggtgaacctcattgcaaaaatgtatgagcaaaccaaatgctcagtcgtggtaaatggaaagatcaccgattggtttgaagtcctagttggtgttagacagggatg includes:
- the LOC140165074 gene encoding N-sulphoglucosamine sulphohydrolase-like; its protein translation is MASHYCGYTGKICIVLIVYGLLVIVQGERNTDLKKRNVLIFVADDLGFETQVYNNTVCKTPNLDALASRSLIIRNAYVAVSSCSPSRAAILTGLPPHQSGQFGLEGSENNFKSYDIVQSLPAILRTGGIKTGIIGKKHIGPDTVYQFDYEKTEKTNGGVLQVGRNVTFMKEKVQEFFNLHGNSQFLLYMGMSDPHRIGGKTGEFGEKWGDGSPGMGIIPDWQPVWYQPEDVIVPPYLPDTPATRADIAAQYTSISRMDAVIGMVMTELTKFGYLDDTLIMFTSDNGIPFPNAKTNLYEPGMGTPMLISSPVDTHRWGLISVAMTSTLDITPTVLDWFQLDYPNYDIVGKKVNLTGRSMLRLVEDEPTVGWDDAYASHVEHEATMYYPMRVLRSKHGGSKMRLIHNLNNRAPYPIAGDIYPSPTYQDLLNRTHQGEPTHWFKELGDYYYRAEFELYDLDNDVLETTNVADDTQFEDVFNEMKDKLKDWQNQTGDPWICYPHGIRYKGGCGSLYNTKPGMKFGFVKDTPHIQDQGSNHKIHKHDKRNKIQNKISNNIL